Within the Maribacter sp. BPC-D8 genome, the region GTGTGCCAACGTCAGTATTGAGTCCGAGATCAACTTGGAACGATGATGAGAAATATTATACCACTGCATTTAAATTGACAAATGCCTTTAGAGAAAACTTTAAAAAGTTTGAAAGTTATGCCAGTGAAGAAATAAGAAGAGGCGGACCGCAACGGTACGCATTTTAAGACAATAAAAAAGCCTTGCATTGCAAGGCTTTTTTTATATAAAGTAATGTGAGTGTATTATTTATTTACGCTCATAATATATTTCTGTAATGCCATCGTCATAGAAGGTGTCTCAGGCGTCGGTGCTTTGATATCTATACGTAAGCCAGCTCCTGTAGCTGCATCTACCGTAGAGTTACCGAAAACAGCTATTCTAGTTTCCTTTTGATCGAAATCTGGAAAATTCTGTAATAAGGATTCAATGCCAGACGGACTAAAAAATACCAAAATGTCATAGTATACATTTCTTAAATCAGAAAGGTCGCTAATTACAGTTTTGTAAAAAATGGCTCTTTTCCAATTGATACTTAAAGAATCTAAAGTATCAGGTACATCTTGTTTAAGTACATCTGAAGAAGGAAGTAAGAATTTTTCATCCTTATATTTCTTGATCAATGGTACTAAATCTGTAAATAATCTTTTTCCAACGTAAATTTTACGTTTTCTGTAGACGACGTATTTTTGAA harbors:
- a CDS encoding uroporphyrinogen-III synthase codes for the protein MKVKTILVSQPEPKMENSPYSKLIDKEKVKVDFRPFIHVEGVDAKTVRQQKIDLNDFTAIVLTSRNAVDHFFRIADEMRFKVPDSMKYFCQSEAVAYYLQKYVVYRKRKIYVGKRLFTDLVPLIKKYKDEKFLLPSSDVLKQDVPDTLDSLSINWKRAIFYKTVISDLSDLRNVYYDILVFFSPSGIESLLQNFPDFDQKETRIAVFGNSTVDAATGAGLRIDIKAPTPETPSMTMALQKYIMSVNK